In Zonotrichia albicollis isolate bZonAlb1 chromosome 11, bZonAlb1.hap1, whole genome shotgun sequence, a single genomic region encodes these proteins:
- the LARP6 gene encoding la-related protein 6 produces MAQPQPAEPGAAPAGPELPAGSGPVQIRVAVQAAAEEDEEDEEEEGGGGARCPSCSEEDSGRCGRSSGGENDDDSDQNWKPPENDLIQKLIAQIEYYFSDENLEKDAFLLKHVRRNKMGYVSVKLLTSFKKVKHLTRDWRATAYALKYSSTLELNDDNKKVRRNTPVPVFPSENVPTRMLLVYDIHMIPELQALNKEENGCMQERIMEHLLKAFVTFGAISSVRILKPGRDLPPDIRRVSNRYTQLGTQECAIIEFEEVEAAVRAHEFMCAENKETGMKVVQIGMKPPKKKVPKDKNRDEDSSKSLKKARSLNKRVEELQFAGDESSANSSSDPESNPTSPRSGRKRTTANTTSNLSPIIHPNNHLSPNMSPRSSPWNSPSSLRKGTKKSPLAEDSKINASTSPEIPKKYTDYSSDSSITPSGSPWVQRRKAQTLTQEKSPVSSPMLARKIQNADGLPVGVLRLPKGPDGTKGFHNGCERRKAMKGE; encoded by the exons ATGGCCCAGCCGCAGCCGGCCGAGCCCGGGGCCGCGCCCGCCGGGCCGGAGCTGCCGGCGGGGAGCGGCCCCGTGCAGATCCGAGTGGCCGTCCAGGCGGCAGccgaggaggacgaggaggacgaggaggaggagggcggtGGCGGAGCGCGGTGCCCCAGCTGCAGCGAGGAGGACTCGGGGCGCTGCGGGCGTTCCAG TGGTGGTGAAAATGATGATGACTCTGACCAGAACTGGAAACCACCAGAAAATGACCTGATCCAGAAGTTAATAGCACAGATTGAATATTACTTCTCAGATGAGAACCTTGAGAAAGATGCCTTCCTTCTGAAGCATgtgagaagaaataaaatgggCTATGTCAGTGTTAAACTCCTCACTTCATTTAAGAAG GTGAAACACCTTACCCGTGACTGGAGAGCCACAGCCTATGCACTGAAGTACTCCAGCACTCTGGAGCTCAATGATGATAACAAAAAGGTTCGAAGAAATACTCCAGTTCCAGTGTTTCCAAGTGAAAATGTCCCTACCAGGATGCTACTGGTGTATGATATCCACATGATTCCTGAGCTGCAGGCCCTTAACAAAGAAGAAAACGGATGCATGCAAGAAAGGATAATGGAGCACCTCCTCAAAGCCTTTGTAACTTTTGGTGCAATTTCATCAGTTCGTATTCTCAAGCCTGGCAGGGATCTCCCACCTGATATCAGGAGGGTCAGCAATCGGTACACCCAGCTGGGAACCCAGGAATGTGCAATTATAGAATTTGAAGAAGTAGAAGCTGCTGTACGTGCTCATGAGTTCATGTGTGCTGAAAACAAAGAGACCGGCATGAAGGTTGTCCAAATAGGCATGAAACCACCAAAGAAAAAAGTTCCCAAAGACAAGAACCGTGATGAAGATAGCAGCAAGAGCCTTAAGAAGGCTCGATCCCTTAACAAGAGAGTTGAGGAACTTCAGTTTGCTGGTGATGAATCTTCAGCCAACAGCTCTTCTGACCCGGAGAGCAATCCCACGTCACCACGGTCAGGACGCAAACGTACCACAGCAAATACCACGAGTAATTTGAGCCCCATCATCCACCCTAACAACCATTTGAGTCCTAACATGTCACCCAGATCAAGTCCTTGGAACAGTCCATCTTCACTAAGAAAAGGAACGAAAAAATCTCCACTGGCTGAAGACAGCAAGATTAACGCAAGCACTAGCCctgaaattccaaaaaaatacACTGATTATTCCTCAGATAGCAGCATCACTCCTTCTGGGAGCCCCTGGGTGCAGAGAAGGAAAGCACAAACTCTGACCCAAGAGAAGAGCCCTGTCAGCAGTCCCATGTTGGCTCGGAAAATACAAAATGCAGACGGTCTCCCTGTAGGGGTGCTGAGGCTGCCTAAAGGTCCTGATGGCACCAAAGGATTCCACAATGGCTGTGAAAGAAGGAAGGCTATGAAGGGTGAATAG